TCTAGAGAATAAGTTATCATTGAATTTTCAcaggaaatttaatattgtataattatcgaAGATGCAAAATTCACGCAACGCAAtcatcttgaaaaaaaattgcagaaattatTCATTTCATTAACATTGAGTATTGCGTAATTAACAGTTAAAATTACTGATGAAACgcaaataaagattaatactTGATGTATGACATTTGTTTCGAAAGATCATAAAAGACTATCGTCATTTGAGATTTTCAAATCACAATAGTAATATGATTGAGAAAAGTTATAacagaataaaattgtgtaataaGAGATTCTGACAGAGAAATGAAGTTCATGAAAAGTAGTttgcaaattgcaataatattaattgtcacTAATCAAATACgtgcagaaataaaaagtttaatcatATTTCTGTAGAGCTTATTCCTTATAATTTGTTTCGGTTATCCTATTTAATCCTATTTAGATGAGATTCTTAAATTCTTCAACagatcaattaattaattgattaatagatatatgtaagttattatcattatatatatatatatgttttctaTCTTAAGTGCTTTCGACAATTGAACGATTAATATCGCAATTCCGTGGCTAACCGCAATTTTTTGCGACTGAAAAGTAAACTCGGAAAGATTGTAAAGTAAAAAGTCGATCTTATCAGACATTCTCAGAGTCAACGAATACACTACGATAATCGCGTGTCATAAGCGCCCCGGATGACGACGACggatattttaaacaagacGATTGGCTCTAAGTGATTCGAGCACGCACGCATACTAGACGATCTTGATTCTGCGATGTCAACGTTCGCGCGATTGCATTGTCTACCCGATCGTCGCGCTTGTTATTCTAGCGCGTCCACTAGGAAGTACGCACAACGGAATACTCGGAATGTCGTTGAGGCCTTAATTGGCCATCGAGCTAATAAGAGCACCGAACCGTCGACTGTGCGTGcttgcgtgcgtgcgtgcatacgtatgtatgtatgtatgtacgtgcaaagaaacgagaaaaaaaggacTTCTCATATGGAATGCAGTTCACGACAATGCATCGTCGTTCGTGACCATCGAATCAGATAGGAACTTCGATTTCTTCGAAATAACTCTTTCATATTTTGCGAATCGCGTGATGTTTAGTATTAATTCAGTGTTACGCCcggtattaattacatatcgATTAATTTGATACTATAAGGCATATATCTATGCATTGCACAGAtagataaaaagtttaaaatgttttattttactttctataTCAATAATTCCGTTTGGTTTGCGGctaaaaaagttttacaattttttattgattaatagaGATTCCAAAGTCATGTGTTAGAACTACACAGAAAGAAGACTTTTGTTGAAAGATCTGATAATTGTGCCAGATACAGATCtgaagataaattttgttcgacaatcaaatatttatcaatagaaCACTCGATCTTTTTCATATCTCAACAAAAAGTTTTGACAATCCATACACCCAAATTGAGTGCTCTAAAtgcttgataaattttaaatgtccaacaaaatttattttcagatcttTCAGCAAAAGTATTCTTTCcgtgtacatacatacaaaatCGCAACTTCgcttttctaaatataatttatgcaatatctTCGCtgttttaacaaatttcaaaGCAAGaaattattcgattatttataatatccatataattgacaaaaaaattattatcataatcatattatattatgccatatatttagataaaaataaattgttcaattGCAAAAAGCTCCAACTAACAGAGAAACGAAGTTGTAGGCATTAATAACTGGTAAAAATCTGTTATAAAATCGTTATCGAAAGACACTAATGATCTACCTGTTGAGAGTCCTTGtttttttgacaattataTCTGGCAAGCATAGCCGGATTTAATCGACGtctcgccgtcgccgtcggtGCTTCCGTCATCGCGGCttgtttatttgatttttgcgTCAAACTGCAATTCGCTGATCCACGAAAAACGTCTCACTTTTACGAGTTTCACTAATTGTCGCGCAAATAACTCGATATTGGCGTAGATACGAAACATTCACGCAAAATATTGCGATTGTTCGATCGTGAAACGCAATCACAAACGGACTCAAGAATGCGAATATTGCTGCGATTTTCTCACCAGTCAGTCGTTCTTAATCGTTACTACGTATGATAGTGAAACGGGATTTACTGATAAAAACTGACTGGACTGGAAGAATTTTTATCTGTTCGCAGTATTAAATCGACACAGTGGTTTGAAACCGGAACGACCGCGGTTTGGAGACAgaacgataaattttataaactagcGTTCGGAGAGATATCAGAACTTCGCAAATAAATCTTATTCTAACATTCTCTATTTTAGAAACTTCATAAATTTCCTCAAACGTGCCAccatttattactatttatttaattaataaacttatcgatgcaatttattattgtgcattgagtttaataattaattaattaattacttatttggAACAAtctaattttactaaaaaactTATgctttcaatatatatttgcttcagcttcaaaattcagaaaaatatcaatccaaataataacaataatataaaataatggtaataaaaAAGGCTAATGAAAGACTAGAGttcgcaatataaatattttgcaaaatacacAATAGTGTTTTATCTCATAGAAATACGTGGCTTAAAAATGAGATATCTAATATCATCTAATATCaagagtaaaatatttctgatataaaatatgaatcatATTCACAGACGCGAtccttatattatttttaatgatttaatgatttaatcaattaaaaaaatttttattattaattaaacaaaaatgttgtatatatgataaaatcttGTATATGttaatgtcaaatatttttgacaaatatacGGTTAATGCTGTACTTTGCGCCTTCGTGGAGTGAAAACTCACTAAAGaatcaatgaaaatatttttttttgcattaacaCTTCACAAACCAAACTTACAGGTCgtcgtatttattatatattacgaacGCGAAGCCGATTTTCACGTACGATTCGAACGACGATCGGAATGCGACTAGCCTTATCAGAGAGAGACTCACCGCTGCCGTGGTGTCCGAAGTGACCGTGACGGTGATGACGttatcgtcgtcgttgtcgtcgtcgtcatcgtaattgccatcatcatcatcagcgCCCATGCGGTCGTCCAGCATCCGTATTGAACCGGAAACAAACCAGAAAAGTGGGTGGGAGGTAAAACAGGGAAAAAGACAAGGATAGCACCGCGATAAGAGCAAGGACGATAAGGAATAAGAATCATCCGGGACACAAAGGAACaggaaaacaaatattacgTTAACTATGTTTCTATAAACTCCTAAAGTTTTACATATGTACACAtaacatactttttttattaagtctGTTCACTATTGTATGATTCATTTATTccaataacatatttttaatgtattaataaacttagaatatataataatcgtCTAGTTACTGTGTATATGCATTTCTAgcaatcatttcttttttatcgtgACTAATCGTTAACCTTTATAgcaataaagtttatttaaaataaaacaattcttaCAATTGCGGTAAAAGAATTTtcctcaaaaattttaaattcaatactgtttagaataaaatcgaataatttcttttattcaaaaacCTAGCATAAACTATGCCAAAAAATTCTCTTccatgatatttaaaatataatatctttatattatattcgagttaaaatttttttattaattatgcataaaGAAGTGTGCTTCTTACTTGCATCGGGCAGAACGATTGTGGAAGTCTCCATCCTGATTGTCTGATATCTCCGTCTTATTGTCAGATTCTTTCGCGGCGAATCGCGCGAGTAACTACACGCGTCACTATAGCAACGAAGGGTGCCATCgacaaaaatagattttccGAAAAGCACGGATTCTCGGGGTTGAATTTAAAGTACGCGATGAAGCTAGGCGTGTCAGAAGTACCGATACCGTAGCAATACAAATTGCACGATTTAAATATCATACGAACAGAAGGATTTTAAgcgtaattttgaaaaaattattagactACAGAAAgtgtttaaagaaaaaaaatctatcatTTTGccaatattgtaaatttggaaattaaaatattgactaACTCATCGATACAAGATGATGAAAGCTCCGTGAATCTAAGACTCTACATATGTAAGAAATGACGACTCTATTAATTTGTCTCAACTTGGAATCCAAGTAATTTTTGCGTAGATCATCGCAAAAAAATGCGGAGATGATCTCGCAGATAACCGCAACACTCACGATAAATTTCGCCGATTATTCCATCAATCGTCACATTTCTCGTAATAACATgacgcaatataaaataaagatagaaatatcTCCGGTCTAAGGCGAAGGAGAACGAGATATGTGAACAATTGCGTGTTCGCGTGTCGGATACGCAATTCGTACTAAAGGCACGTCGTCGACTCGTACGATTCGCGATCGTCCGAAGCACTCTCACGTGCGACGAAGAAGTGCTCTTACTATCTTTGCCCATTGCTTTTCCTTCCACTATCGCTCTCCTACTTTCCTTCTCTCATATTCCCCCTACTTCTTTAGTCGATtaaggaaattgattatttaaccCTGCAATTCCTCGGGTCTATCTCACACAATCACTTTTATTCTAAGATGTGatacatttatcaatattaaccttgtaactttaaaattttataccaccaaaatattgttttgaaacatgtgttcataaaatacaaacaaaagaaagaaaattaaatacatttttaaattaattttaccaatatttaattaatattacattaattttatgattgtaATACACAGCTGCAATAGTTATGTTATAAGCCATGTATTACAAACATTCagtatgaaagaaaaaaggaaaatagtTAAATGTTTCAAGTGTTTTGatgtcacattttttttttctctcacaaTCTGTTGAAAACAGGCGACCGTGAAAATAGCGGCGTTATCTATGTCGACAACAGTGTAACGACAATACAATCTTATCTTCGTATAAAACTAATCAGatgtttcatatttaaatagtaTGCTAATAACTATTACGAACATAAACCAGCAAGGCTTAATAATGTgaggaaatttaaaaaaatcatcgatCTCACAATAATGCAAtagaacaataaatatttagaagaaCAATCtgattcattatttaaaaatcatattttgatataatttgtgtTGCTAACATCACACAATGCGGTTTGCTTTTAAActctgaaaattaattatcaaaattttcaaattcttaatATGATATTCATAGTTGATTCcgaattaaaatactaatttatatacttttatatttttcgaaatgttaaattttagattcatgattttttattctgtgcaattttattatatataaaataatcgaaaaattatgtaaaatgcagaaaattatttataggcatttttatgcaaaatctGTGATAGAAAATGTGTTTGTTAAGAAtagtattgaaaataattactaataatatatagacaTACAAGTGAATCAAACTGTGCTccaaaaagacatttttttaaatcatttatatattactgaaGAAATATGTGACTCACAAAAAATGAACTTTACCGTATGAATGTAAAAGTACGTCAATTAGATCTCTCACAGGCAGTTACACCAATTAACAAGAGAATAGAAACTTGATCTCTCTCTTCTCGAATATTTCAGTCAGAAACATGATCGTAGAAAGAGACACAGACTCGGTGACCGCATTAGATTAACAGTGCGAATTAAccgatcttttttcttaattactgGAGTCAGAGTTATTATGTCGAACGAAGATGAAAAAGTACGTCGAGATCTAATTATCGAGACTGTTGGTGCGCGACGAAGGGGCCAAATCGGTGGGGTAGATAGAGTAGGTAGATGGGGTAGGGTGAGTAGGTTAGGTTGGCCGCGGCGTATCGACCGGCCCCGTATTGACGAGGAAATTCGGCAGTTCCAAAATGGTCGCGCAGTCTTTCGGGCGTCGGCAGGTGCCAAGAACCGTGCCGTGATACGCGCGCTTTCGCTCGTGATGCTTCACTTACCACTTCGCTGCATCGTCGTTGCACCGGGACGTCACAGCGTTTACTCATCGATCATAATCCTCTGCTTGTCGGCGACGAAAGTAAACGGTTATCGGGATGCTTCTTCGCATACCACTCGCGAGACACATGCGACAAGACGGAGACGAGCCGCGGAAGCGCGATCGGGAAAATGCGAGTACACGGACGCGACGCACACGATCTGACCgaacttttcaaatattcgTAGCAGCCTCAACAACGATTAAAGTGCCGCCAACGCTTGCGCATAAACACGACGCCCGACTGGTTGGCTGCAGTGAGAGAAATCGTCCCAACATTCGTCATGATGCACTCACCGATTCCTGCCGAGAAACGCTGCAAGCTCGTAGAGAACTAGCCAAACATCTAGTTTTCGATAGTCGGTAAATAATTAACCATTAAGGCTGCGTTCGCTTTGGACGCTCACGCGCTGAAAGCATCAGTCTATCTTTCTTGCTCATTATAcgtcgaagaaaaataaaatgacgtTTACGTCCTGAAAGCGTTATTCTATCTTTCTTTGACGCACTAGCGGATCCTAATATCGATAATGGGGGAGGATTTCAACCTGCTTTAAcgtttaatgcattttttatcaagatttttgaaacagcaacattgattttttttaacttggaagAGAGGGGGtttaccccccccccccccaggATCCGCCCGTGCTTCGACGTATAATgagcgagaaagaaagactAATGCTTTCAGCGCATGAGCGTCCAAagcacggactaaggaatagagggactgagtctaaagtcctagtttaggcgagaggggatggtaattcaagcgtgcgggggggggggggactgctttccgccatattgatgtagcgattctcacacagagattctgtgtctgtgacatggttacactcgtgtagtggtgtCACTAAAtataacgagtgacaagcgtaaagagattaggcggttttattattgttgtactataaattttataaaatactttaacttttattactctgaggctctgcatacagtagacaaaatattaaaaatagcaataatcatttattattaaaaagagaaattattttacatctaacaagagaataaaatatattaattagttccaattcttatttcttaattcatgcattaattttttctattctttttatttttaaaataaataattccaattttttatttctaatatttaataattattcctatttctatttcctattttgtttattgtgcgcaggatctgactttcatttctcacacatacgcaaatagtgagttctatgtgtggtgattactaaacgaatatggcggcccccccctcccccgccgcaaacgtgctcccccggtatagcttgtgctccgtccctctattccttagtccgtggtcCAAAGCGAACGCAGCCCGAGTAGTTACTATTTGCTATAAACATAAccaaatataataacaatttttaagattattagcACTAGCTGACAAAGTTTGACAAGTTTTTATAACGTAATACTAACACTAAAGATAACGTGAGTGCTTAGTTATTAGGAGAAATGTAGATAATTGaagtgataaatttatttgattcttgATCAGATGAATATATGTTTTGTTTTAGGTCATGGGGAGAGCATGCTGTATTTTAGGATGTCCTTCAGGAGGAGATGCACCATCTCATCACATTCCAAAAAATCCAGCTCTCTTTCAAAAATGGAAAAGTGTGATTTATTCcgagaaaatgagaaatatgaCTGATGAACAGATAGGCAAGTGTGCTGTATGCTATCGACATTTTACTGACgaagattatttaataacctTTAGAGTGAGAAAATTGAGACGTGGTGTCACGCCTTCTTTAAATCTGCCAAATATACCTGCTATTTATAATGAACCAAATACAGTTAATACAGAAACTGCAGAAATATCAAATGCAAGCCtaaatacatgtattaaaGAAGAAACAACATCAGAAATCTCAGAGACAGGAAGTTTCATTACGGAAATGGAAGTATCAAAAACAGCTGACATCGCATTATTTGAGGATCTTCCAGACGAAACAGAACCCTGCTTGAAACAATTACAACTGAATAATCAGAACAAACATATGGAACAAACCAGTTTAGCTAAAGACTTgttcaaattatattgtatgaaAATAATGTGGAGAAAGAGACAAGCAAAATTTATGGAATGGcgtcaatataaaaaacaagcAGAGCAATATGAAAAAACATCTACAATACAAAAGCTATTGTCTTTTTTGACATCTGATGAAATAGCATCAATCAAAACcaagataataaaatcaaagtaCTCACCAAAGGTATATGTAAAAGAATATCATGAGATAGCTAAACGGAAAGCTCTTGAACagttataaaatctaattgaTGGAATAAGatttgtttcatataattagttattgtaaagaaatttgatGATTGTTGAATATAGACAagtacattataatttaagaaatcttatcacaaatattacaagaacAATGATGACATGACAATGatgtaagtatatttttacattacataattatatcaattattttccaataaaaagtcaaatatagattgtatattaaaacttgtttCAATCTGCAGCAATatattgttcaatttttatttttttgtaattagcaataatatactaatatactattatactattaaattttttctctatacAGGTGGGAATTTTTAATGGAAACATGGGATGCAAATTATTCAAGCATTGTGCTGATACAACACGTTgctgtatttttaaaaacgaaTACatgaaattacatttataattacgagGGCTGTATGATAAGTACCTGTGTTTAACGACAGAAAGCATCATTGACTCAAAGTCTGTATACCATCGTTTAACGTCATCTTCTAAACGACGCCAgtcaaaatttcaaacagaTTTATCGAGTAGTTTTGTTTTGACAACTGTTGAAAGTGGACAAGGTTATATTTGTTTGCAACCATGGAAAAAGAGCAATATCGGTCAgtgatttgatttttttttttggatggGAAGACGTGTGAAGAAATCAAAGTGAAGTTGCatgtcatttataaattttttaggaTTCGCGAGGCATCATTTTCACCGACTATTTGGAGAAGGAAAGGACAATCACGGGGCAATACTATGCCGATTTATTGGGCCGATTCGACGctgaattgaaaagaaaacggCCTCATttggcgaaaaaaaaaattctctttcaTCATGACAACGCACCAGCTCATTCGTCCGCAATCGCCACTGCAAAACTGGTCGAATTATGCTACGAATTGTTGTCTCATCCACCCTATTCTCCAGATTTGGCTCCCtgcaatttctatttatttccaaacatgaaaaaatggCTTGGTGGAAAGCGGTTCACGTCAAACGAGGAAATCATCGCCGAAACAGAGGTCTATTTTGCAGAGTTCgacaaatcatattttttggatggtataaaaatgttggaaTATCGCTGGATTAAGTGTATCGAGCTGAAAGAAAACTATGTTGAAaagtaagttaaaaaaattttttttaaatgcgtttttttttctaacacgGGTACTTATCATACAGCcctcgtata
This window of the Linepithema humile isolate Giens D197 chromosome 1, Lhum_UNIL_v1.0, whole genome shotgun sequence genome carries:
- the LOC105669009 gene encoding uncharacterized protein, which encodes MGRACCILGCPSGGDAPSHHIPKNPALFQKWKSVIYSEKMRNMTDEQIGKCAVCYRHFTDEDYLITFRVRKLRRGVTPSLNLPNIPAIYNEPNTVNTETAEISNASLNTCIKEETTSEISETGSFITEMEVSKTADIALFEDLPDETEPCLKQLQLNNQNKHMEQTSLAKDLFKLYCMKIMWRKRQAKFMEWRQYKKQAEQYEKTSTIQKLLSFLTSDEIASIKTKIIKSKYSPKVYVKEYHEIAKRKALEQL